A single Cottoperca gobio chromosome 5, fCotGob3.1, whole genome shotgun sequence DNA region contains:
- the cass4 gene encoding cas scaffolding protein family member 4 isoform X2, translating into MNKLAKALYDNTAECADELAFRKGDIVMVMNQNVAGTSGWWMCSLYGRHGLAPANRLQLLPQTGTTEGSLSHDIEKNTFTDAETAQNIYQIPSVPRPSSSPAYERMDMIYKVPSSPLSASKIPVPPALRHSTEGHEENKVYAVPPHLPQDPNYDIPVPLTTEAQQKMMGGCSTLPSPRKPEWIYDVPVGPEKQSPPQVSYDTMRSKAIFRQLYDNLPAHAWPIQRGSPSPSLYDIPKPNSLDILSPPKVLPRVPIYDKPPTQRLTEELVYAIPPQEEPFSRVLSQPSSDHIPLECRGDSSNAHELTRVRLQRMRNFLACTSYHDLPGSGESLVQEDDERGRNLRLSAADSQRISTASSSSTSSCDSLALSSSSPEPLREVTLSQDQACRRLIDLQASICRAVPCLMEFVSSHWRSKEHLEKHLKEIKEAAEGITFSLTCFLNFALDVKGNARRLTDANLQTKLYKQLSIVEDSGVILQQSVSALNMAGWPLNILCQDLGKVQTPDQLERFVMVARTVPEDIKRLVSIINANGKLLFRAPHEAPEPLSNIVQIETKKSPDESEQGRDLVEDDNDYVELQTKNDFEQQQKEPKENITSDIVSNNIQAHNKHHSSESGRGTEELRPPSVSEHCRLYFGALQKAIGGFVGSLRDGQPPEKFILQSKLVIMVGQRLVDTLCREAQRGGSTQTLLCKSNHLCALLKQLAVATKKAALHFPDKQALDEAQEFAKELAQRAQHFRISLDL; encoded by the exons ATG AACAAACTTGCGAAGGCTCTGTATGACAACACTGCAGAGTGTGCAGATGAGCTTGCTTTCAGAAAAGGGGACATCGTCATGGTGATGAATCAAAACGTGGCCGGCACCAGCGGATGGTGGATGTGTTCTCTTTATGGACGCCATGGTCTGGCCCCTGCAAATAGACTGCAGCTTTTACCACAAACTGGAACCACTGAGGGCTCATTAAGCCATGATATTgaaaagaatacatttactgATGCTGAAACTGCACAAAATATCTACCAGATCCCGAGTGTACCACGACCGTCCAGCAGCCCAGCTTATGAACGCATGGACATGATCTACAAGGTCCCGTCCAGTCCTTTATCAGCTTCAAAAATTCCAGTCCCGCCAGCACTTAGACACAGCACAGAAGGACATGAGGAAAACAAG GTGTATGCAGTTCCACCACACTTGCCTCAGGATCCAAACTACGACATCCCTGTTCCGTTGACTACAGAAGCCCAGCAGAAAATGATGGGTGGATGCAGCACCCTTCCTAGCCCCCGCAAGCCTGAATGGATTTATGATGTGCCAGTAGGTCCTGAGAAACAAAGTCCACCCCAAGTGTCCTATGATACCATGCGCTCCAAAGCCATTTTCAGGCAACTCTATGACAATCTTCCAGCACATGCTTGGCCCATTCAAAGAGGCAGTCCGTCTCCTTCGCTTTATGATATACCAAAACCCAATTCACTTGACATCCTGAGTCCACCCAAAGTGTTGCCAAGGGTCCCAATTTATGACAAGCCCCCAACTCAGAGGCTTACAGAGGAGTTAGTATACGCAATTCCACCACAGGAGGAACCTTTCTCTCGAGTACTCAGTCAACCCTCTAGTGATCATATACCACTAGAATGCAGGGGCGACTCAAGTAATGCTCATGAACTCACAAGGGTGCGCCTGCAGCGAATGAGGAACTTCCTGGCCTGTACGTCTTACCATGACCTTCCTGGAAGTGGGGAGTCACTGGTTCAGGAGGACGACGAGCGAGGTAGAAACCTACGACTCTCTGCAGCAGACAGTCAAAGAATCAGCAcggcctccagctcctccaccagCTCTTGTGACTCTCTGGCTTTGAGTTCGTCCTCTCCTGAGCCTCTGCGAGAAGTAACGCTCAGCCAGGATCAGGCCTGTCGCAGACTTATAGACCTGCAAGCGTCCATTTGCAGGGCCGTCCCCTGTCTCATGGAGtttgtcagcagtcactggaGGAGCAAAGAACATCTGGAGAAACACTTGAAGGAGATCAAAGAAGCAGCAGAGGGGATTACATTTTCTCTGACATGCTTCCTAAACTTTGCCTTGGACGTTAAGGGCAATGCACGCCGTTTGACTGATGCCAACCTTCAGACGAAGCTCTATAAACAGCTGTCCATCGTGGAAGACTCAGGTGTGATCCTACAACAATCAGTAAGTGCTCTGAACATGGCTGGCTGGCCCCTAAATATACTCTGTCAGGACCTTGGGAAGGTCCAGACACCTGACCAACTGGAGCGTTTCGTAATGGTGGCACGTACTGTTCCAGAGGACATCAAGCGTTTGGTATCCATCATCAATGCCAATGGGAAGCTTCTGTTCAGAGCCCCTCACGAAGCTCCAGAGCCTCTCAGCAACATAGTTCAAatagagacaaagaaaagtccCGATGAAAGTGAACAAGGAAGGGACTTAGTGGAGGATGACAACGACTACGTAGAGCTACAG ACTAAGAATGACTTTGAACAGCAGCAGAAGGaaccaaaagaaaacatcacatcAGACATAGTCTCTAACAATATACAG GCTCATAACAAGCATCACTCTTCTGAGTCCGGCAGAGGCACAGAAGAACTTCGACCACCCTCTGTGTCAGAGCACTGCCGGCTTTATTTTGGCGCCCTCCAGAAGGCCATCGGGGGATTTGTTGGCAGCCTTCGGGATGGCCAACCACCAGAGAAATTCATCTTGCAAAGTAAGCTGGTGATCATGGTGGGCCAGAGACTGGTGGACACCCTGTGCAGAGAGGCCCAACGGGGAGGGTCCACTCAGACCCTCCTGTGTAAGAGCAACCACCTGTGTGCTCTCCTAAAGCAGCTGGCTGTGGCCACCAAGAAAGCGGCGCTGCACTTCCCAGATAAGCAAGCTCTAGATGAGGCTCAAGAGTTTGCAAAGGAACTTGCCCAAAGAGCACAGCATTTTCGGATATCACTTGACCTCTga
- the cass4 gene encoding cas scaffolding protein family member 4 isoform X1, with protein MNKLAKALYDNTAECADELAFRKGDIVMVMNQNVAGTSGWWMCSLYGRHGLAPANRLQLLPQTGTTEGSLSHDIEKNTFTDAETAQNIYQIPSVPRPSSSPAYERMDMIYKVPSSPLSASKIPVPPALRHSTEGHEENKPSFLSMVSSPTGEVYDVPSQARQSSLLTAATTPRNMPRKHSLIPISELEKQFDSPEHLRCSSPVDSYVYAVPPHLPQDPNYDIPVPLTTEAQQKMMGGCSTLPSPRKPEWIYDVPVGPEKQSPPQVSYDTMRSKAIFRQLYDNLPAHAWPIQRGSPSPSLYDIPKPNSLDILSPPKVLPRVPIYDKPPTQRLTEELVYAIPPQEEPFSRVLSQPSSDHIPLECRGDSSNAHELTRVRLQRMRNFLACTSYHDLPGSGESLVQEDDERGRNLRLSAADSQRISTASSSSTSSCDSLALSSSSPEPLREVTLSQDQACRRLIDLQASICRAVPCLMEFVSSHWRSKEHLEKHLKEIKEAAEGITFSLTCFLNFALDVKGNARRLTDANLQTKLYKQLSIVEDSGVILQQSVSALNMAGWPLNILCQDLGKVQTPDQLERFVMVARTVPEDIKRLVSIINANGKLLFRAPHEAPEPLSNIVQIETKKSPDESEQGRDLVEDDNDYVELQTKNDFEQQQKEPKENITSDIVSNNIQAHNKHHSSESGRGTEELRPPSVSEHCRLYFGALQKAIGGFVGSLRDGQPPEKFILQSKLVIMVGQRLVDTLCREAQRGGSTQTLLCKSNHLCALLKQLAVATKKAALHFPDKQALDEAQEFAKELAQRAQHFRISLDL; from the exons ATG AACAAACTTGCGAAGGCTCTGTATGACAACACTGCAGAGTGTGCAGATGAGCTTGCTTTCAGAAAAGGGGACATCGTCATGGTGATGAATCAAAACGTGGCCGGCACCAGCGGATGGTGGATGTGTTCTCTTTATGGACGCCATGGTCTGGCCCCTGCAAATAGACTGCAGCTTTTACCACAAACTGGAACCACTGAGGGCTCATTAAGCCATGATATTgaaaagaatacatttactgATGCTGAAACTGCACAAAATATCTACCAGATCCCGAGTGTACCACGACCGTCCAGCAGCCCAGCTTATGAACGCATGGACATGATCTACAAGGTCCCGTCCAGTCCTTTATCAGCTTCAAAAATTCCAGTCCCGCCAGCACTTAGACACAGCACAGAAGGACATGAGGAAAACAAG CCTTCATTCTTGAGCATGGTGTCCAGTCCAACAGGGGAGGTTTACGATGTCCCGAGCCAAGCAAGACAATCCTCTCTTCTCACT GCAGCAACGACTCCAAGAAATATGCCACGAAAACACTCACTGATTCCTATTTCAGAGCTGGAGAAACAATTTGACTCTCCGGAGCATTTAAGGTGTAGCAGTCCAGTAGACTCTTAT GTGTATGCAGTTCCACCACACTTGCCTCAGGATCCAAACTACGACATCCCTGTTCCGTTGACTACAGAAGCCCAGCAGAAAATGATGGGTGGATGCAGCACCCTTCCTAGCCCCCGCAAGCCTGAATGGATTTATGATGTGCCAGTAGGTCCTGAGAAACAAAGTCCACCCCAAGTGTCCTATGATACCATGCGCTCCAAAGCCATTTTCAGGCAACTCTATGACAATCTTCCAGCACATGCTTGGCCCATTCAAAGAGGCAGTCCGTCTCCTTCGCTTTATGATATACCAAAACCCAATTCACTTGACATCCTGAGTCCACCCAAAGTGTTGCCAAGGGTCCCAATTTATGACAAGCCCCCAACTCAGAGGCTTACAGAGGAGTTAGTATACGCAATTCCACCACAGGAGGAACCTTTCTCTCGAGTACTCAGTCAACCCTCTAGTGATCATATACCACTAGAATGCAGGGGCGACTCAAGTAATGCTCATGAACTCACAAGGGTGCGCCTGCAGCGAATGAGGAACTTCCTGGCCTGTACGTCTTACCATGACCTTCCTGGAAGTGGGGAGTCACTGGTTCAGGAGGACGACGAGCGAGGTAGAAACCTACGACTCTCTGCAGCAGACAGTCAAAGAATCAGCAcggcctccagctcctccaccagCTCTTGTGACTCTCTGGCTTTGAGTTCGTCCTCTCCTGAGCCTCTGCGAGAAGTAACGCTCAGCCAGGATCAGGCCTGTCGCAGACTTATAGACCTGCAAGCGTCCATTTGCAGGGCCGTCCCCTGTCTCATGGAGtttgtcagcagtcactggaGGAGCAAAGAACATCTGGAGAAACACTTGAAGGAGATCAAAGAAGCAGCAGAGGGGATTACATTTTCTCTGACATGCTTCCTAAACTTTGCCTTGGACGTTAAGGGCAATGCACGCCGTTTGACTGATGCCAACCTTCAGACGAAGCTCTATAAACAGCTGTCCATCGTGGAAGACTCAGGTGTGATCCTACAACAATCAGTAAGTGCTCTGAACATGGCTGGCTGGCCCCTAAATATACTCTGTCAGGACCTTGGGAAGGTCCAGACACCTGACCAACTGGAGCGTTTCGTAATGGTGGCACGTACTGTTCCAGAGGACATCAAGCGTTTGGTATCCATCATCAATGCCAATGGGAAGCTTCTGTTCAGAGCCCCTCACGAAGCTCCAGAGCCTCTCAGCAACATAGTTCAAatagagacaaagaaaagtccCGATGAAAGTGAACAAGGAAGGGACTTAGTGGAGGATGACAACGACTACGTAGAGCTACAG ACTAAGAATGACTTTGAACAGCAGCAGAAGGaaccaaaagaaaacatcacatcAGACATAGTCTCTAACAATATACAG GCTCATAACAAGCATCACTCTTCTGAGTCCGGCAGAGGCACAGAAGAACTTCGACCACCCTCTGTGTCAGAGCACTGCCGGCTTTATTTTGGCGCCCTCCAGAAGGCCATCGGGGGATTTGTTGGCAGCCTTCGGGATGGCCAACCACCAGAGAAATTCATCTTGCAAAGTAAGCTGGTGATCATGGTGGGCCAGAGACTGGTGGACACCCTGTGCAGAGAGGCCCAACGGGGAGGGTCCACTCAGACCCTCCTGTGTAAGAGCAACCACCTGTGTGCTCTCCTAAAGCAGCTGGCTGTGGCCACCAAGAAAGCGGCGCTGCACTTCCCAGATAAGCAAGCTCTAGATGAGGCTCAAGAGTTTGCAAAGGAACTTGCCCAAAGAGCACAGCATTTTCGGATATCACTTGACCTCTga
- the cstf1 gene encoding cleavage stimulation factor subunit 1, protein MFRPKPTLKDRQHLYKLIISQLLYDGYTSIANSLINEVKPQNVVSPSEQLMQLAKIGMENDDSAVQYAIGRSDTVAPGVGIDLEFDADVQTMSPEASEYETCYVTSHKGPCRVASYSRDGQLIATGSADASIKILDTERMLAKSAMPIEVMMNETAQQNMENHPVIRTLYDHVDEVTCLAFHPTEQILASGSRDYTLKLFDYSKPSAKRAFKYIQEAEMLRSISFHPSGDFLLVGTQHPTLRLYDVNTFQCFVSCNPLDQHTDTISGVSYNPSANSYVSCSKDGSIKLWDGVSNRCVTTFEKAHDGAEVCSAIFSKNSKYIMSSGKDSVVKLWEISTGRTLVKYTGAGLSGRQMHRTQGVFNHTEDYVLLPDERTISLCCWDSRTAERKNLLSLGHNNIVRCIVHSPTNPGFMTCSDDFRARFWYRRTTTD, encoded by the exons ATGTTTCGTCCCAAACCGACTCTGAAGGACCGACAGCACCTGTACAAGCTCATCATTAGCCAGCTGCTCTATGACGGATACACCAGCATCGCTAACAGTCTCATCAATGAGGTCAAACCACAGAATGTCGTGTCGCCCTCTGAGCAGCTGATGCAGCTGGCAAAGATAG GAATGGAAAATGATGACAGTGCAGTCCAGTATGCTATTGGGCGCTCAGATACAGTGGCGCCTGGTGTGGGGATTGATCTGGAGTTTGATGCTGATGTCCAGACCATGTCTCCAGAGGCATCAGAGTATGAGACCTGCTATGTAACATCCCATAAGGGTCCATGCCGTGTCGCTTCATACAGCCGCGATGGCCAGCTTATTGCCACTGGCTCTGCTGACGCTTCCATCAAGATCCTGGATACTGAACGCATGCTGGCCAAGAGTGCTATGCCTATTGAG GTGATGATGAATGAGACAGCTCAGCAAAACATGGAGAATCACCCCGTGATTCGGACACTGTATGACCACGTAGACGAAGTCACCTGCCTCGCCTTCCATCCCACTGAACAGATTTTAGCTTCTGGATCAAGAGATTACACCCTCAAACTCTTTGACTACTCCAAGCCCTCTGCAAAAAGagcatttaaatacatacag GAAGCAGAAATGCTGCGTTCAATCTCCTTTCACCCATCAGGTGACTTCCTGCTGGTGGGAACGCAGCACCCCACCCTCCGCCTCTACGACGTCAACACCTTCCAGTGCTTCGTGTCCTGCAACCCGCTGGACCAGCACACAGACACCATCAGCGGCGTTAGCTACAACCCCAGCGCCAACAGCTACGTCAGTTGCAGCAAGGACGGCAGCATCAAGCTGTGGGATGGCGTCTCCAACCGTTGCGTAACCACCTTCGAGAAGGCCCACGACGGAGCCGAGGTTTGCTCCGCCATCTTCTCCAAGAACTCCAAGTACATCATGTCCAGTGGCAAAGACTCTGTGGTCAAACTGTGGGAAATCTCTACAGGCCGGACGCTGGTCAAGTACACAG GTGCGGGGTTGAGCGGCCGTCAGATGCATCGTACACAGGGCGTGTTCAACCACACGGAGGACTACGTGCTGCTGCCAGATGAGCGCACCATCAGTCTGTGCTGCTGGGACTCACGCACGGCAGAAAGGAAAAACCTGCTGTCTCTGGGACACAACAACATCGTCCGCTGCATCGTCCACTCGCCCACCAACCCCGGCTTCATGACCTGCAGCGATGACTTCAGGGCCCGCTTCTGGTACCGCCGCACCACCACGGACTGA
- the LOC115008368 gene encoding protein FAM217B-like: MGRPKPTRRFHWCLLKAGMGTILQERAPQQYPERVSIRDKEWKNNNTPNVASNKMGRRQSQRKSLQPQYTFPSQENNNEKRLQQRRKKKPNTPSTKRSHHSAQGTSESKSHPLSPAEDRMQPKVQAHAQRCSHREHKHTGFRGSRHTAAVPCHRLSDSSPGLQVGSLSGHGEGDSDSDLSESERLPVSSSGQVPPQLELRPEVIEAEDGSSRSQRSRGHRHDGFDFPDFLPPPFNSWSLSQLAVFYNMEGGGGPQPRPVGPLERYMERLLQLEWCQIQTVQEEGGKSAASDVVPSCHMSPAAASSRLSSPKCILQCQRAFPLTFFSSLASHSALLSGCACTLCRIRYSACSTSCCRSTHPSRQSRLSPKLEGSGFTSLPKRSYSESRVHSSDRSSASRAQRFSSPLRTNSHLRRMQASGNIRVPVQGANNKPHSTARDSSVGAGRDPVRAWGDVCDYRTGGVRRRSGSEQRRGGVERQQGASEKRRSGSECRRGGAERRRIVKPDAVTAIMDNLPGFKKSPINRPNRHKQVDFVT, from the exons atgggtagaccaaag CCCACTCGCCGTTTTCATTGGTGCCTTCTAAAAGCTGGGATGGGCACAATTCTGCAGGAGCGAGCGCCACAACAATACCCGGAGAGGGTTTCTATCAGGGACAAGGAATGGAAGAACAACAACACGCCTAATGTGGCCAG CAACAAAATGGGCAGACGGCAGTCACAAAGGAAGTCGCTGCAGCCACAGTACACGTTCCCCAGTCAAGAAAATAACAATGAGAag AGGCTGcagcaaagaagaaagaagaaacctAACACCCCCTCGACCAAACGCTCTCATCACAG TGCTCAGGGAACCTCAGAGTCAAAGTCCCATCCACTGTCCCCTGCAGAGGACAGGATGCAGCCAAAGGTGCAGGCGCATGCTCAGCgctgcagccacagagaacacAAGCACACAGGTTTCAGAGggagcagacacacagcagccgTTCCCTGCCACCGCCTGTCAGACTCAAGTCCTGGTCTGCAGGTAGGAAGTCTGAGCGGCCATGGAGAGGGCGACAGTGACAGTGACTTGTCTGAGTCAGAAAGACTTCCTGTGTCTTCTTCTGGTCAGGTTCCTCCACAGCTCGAGCTGAGGCCAGAGGTCATCGAGGCTGAAGACGGCTCCTCTCGCAGCCAGAGGTCCAGAGGACACAGACATGATGGTTTTGATTTCCCAgacttcctccctcctccttttaaCTCCTGGAGCCTCAGTCAGCTGGCTGTCTTCTACAATATGGAGGGCGGGGGGGGCCCTCAGCCCAGGCCTGTGGGCCCTTTGGAAAGGTACATGGAgaggctgctgcagctggagtGGTGCCAGATTCAGACTGTCCAGGAGGAGGGTGGGAAGTCAGCGGCGTCAGATGTTGTACCCAGCTGCCACATGTCACCTGCGGCTGCCTCGTCACGCCTCAGCTCTCCAAAGTGCATCCTCCAGTGTCAACGTGCCTTCCCCCtcaccttcttctcctctctggccAGTCACTCTGCCCTGCTCTCCGGCTGTGCCTGCACTCTCTGCCGTATCCGCTACTCCGCCTGTAGCACATCGTGCTGCCGCTCAACCCACCCCAGCCGGCAATCCAGACTGAGTCCCAAGCTGGAGGGCAGTGGGTTCACATCGCTCCCCAAAAGGAGCTACAGTGAAAGCCGGGTGCACTCCTCAGACAGGAGCTCTGCATCCCGAGCTCAGAGGTTCAGCAGCCCTCTGAGGACCAACAGCCACCTGAGGAGAATGCAAGCCTCAGGCAACATCCGCGTCCCTGTTCAAGGTGCTAACAACAAGCCTCATTCCACTGCCAGAGACTCCAGCGTCGGGGCTGGGAGGGACCCTGTGAGAGCATGGGGGGATGTGTGTGACTACAGGACAGGGGGGGTTAGGAGGAGGAGTGGCTCAGAACAGAGAAGAGGTGGAGTAGAACGACAACAAGGTGCATCAGAGAAAAGACGAAGTGGTTCTGAATgtagaagaggaggagctgagcGGAGGAGGATAGTCAAACCAGATGCTGTCACTGCAATAATGGACAATTTACCTGGGTTCAAAAAGTCTCCAATAAACAGACCAAACAGACATAAGCAGGTTGATTTTGTTACATAA